TCCAGAAGCGAGGAGTAAGGCGTGGTCTTGCTCCTTGTTTTTTTTGCTCATTTGGCTTTGACATCCGGCGTTGCCTAATGGAGAGATGAATTAAGGTGACTCTCAATGCAGTGCCCTGAATGCCAATCCACTCATATTCGCAAGAATGGAAAACGCAAAGGCAAGCAAAATCATATTTG
This Cyanobacteria bacterium FACHB-DQ100 DNA region includes the following protein-coding sequences:
- a CDS encoding IS1 family transposase, producing the protein MQCPECQSTHIRKNGKRKGKQNHI